In Pseudobdellovibrio exovorus JSS, the genomic stretch AATATCATCTGATTTTCTTCGGGGTTTTGATTTCCTCTTTAACTGCACATGCCATTGATACACGAAATGAGTCTTCTAATTCAGCTTCTCCGTGTACTGTGCGTATGTCTAATATAGCTATTAGATCAAGTATGTCTTTTGGTAGTGGGGGAACGACAGGGTTTTGTTCGGGAACACTAGTGGCTCCGGATATCATCGTGACGGCAGCTCATTGTTTAAACGAAGCCGTTTCTTCGCGAATTTCAAATTTGAATGATCTGAAAAAGGGCGTTCGGTTGAATTTAGCGGTGGGAACTGAGATGTCATCTAACGTATACGAAGTACAAAGTGGATCTGAAAGTACTGTTTTTAGTGACGACCTTGCGACCTATAGACAGCGTGAAAGATTTATTACTCAAGGCGATATTACTTTAGTGTCGAAAGATTTTGTGGCGCTTAAGCTGACCACATCTGTACCTTCTTATAATAGTGAATTGTGTCCGCGCCTGCCATCTGCGGAAGACTGTGCGGCCTTTGCAGCTTTCGAAGCGAATGAACAGAAAGATTTGTCAACTTTGTCATCTACTTTTTATGCGACGTCATATTACGAAAATGGAGCTGGCGCTTCTAAGACACGCGCCAGTTATCCGAGCAATAGATTGATTTAT encodes the following:
- a CDS encoding trypsin-like serine peptidase, coding for MDSMTKYHLIFFGVLISSLTAHAIDTRNESSNSASPCTVRMSNIAIRSSMSFGSGGTTGFCSGTLVAPDIIVTAAHCLNEAVSSRISNLNDLKKGVRLNLAVGTEMSSNVYEVQSGSESTVFSDDLATYRQRERFITQGDITLVSKDFVALKLTTSVPSYNSELCPRLPSAEDCAAFAAFEANEQKDLSTLSSTFYATSYYENGAGASKTRASYPSNRLIYMRARELSKHSKYLHIRVNFGHENNNARLVKGDSGSGLLWKSGDEEFLVGVQSAVETENRSVGVFARSCDLVNHPNWP